One window of the Thalassoroseus pseudoceratinae genome contains the following:
- a CDS encoding NAD(P)/FAD-dependent oxidoreductase, whose product MKTAMNPNVYDVIVVGGGAAGVGVGITLMHAGVENFVVLERNTVGASFARWPAETRFITPSFATNSIGMLDLNSIAVGVSPAFSLQVEHPTGHDYARHLRGVAKYFKLPIRENTNVERIAKVDQEFRVDTADGPLRSKHVIWAAGEFQYPRRNGFAGSELCVHTATIPSYENLDGDDFIIIGGYESGIDAAYHLAYFDKRSRLFDRGCPWEEKSSDPSIALSTYSLERMGEEWFEDFVELHPNTPIETVAREKNHYVVTSVDGRRFHTKVPPLFAGGFEGSHQLVADLFAKRDDGFPLLSEHDESTTVSGMFLCGPAVRHDNHVFCFIYKYRQRFAVVAKAIATSLGLPAEELEEYRKWGMYLDDLSCCGEECAC is encoded by the coding sequence ATGAAGACTGCAATGAATCCAAATGTCTACGACGTCATTGTCGTGGGGGGTGGTGCAGCGGGAGTGGGAGTTGGAATTACGCTCATGCACGCTGGGGTTGAAAACTTCGTGGTACTTGAGCGAAATACTGTCGGAGCATCATTTGCTCGTTGGCCGGCGGAGACTCGATTCATCACGCCGTCTTTTGCGACCAATTCCATTGGTATGCTCGATTTGAACTCGATCGCCGTTGGTGTTTCACCGGCGTTTAGTTTGCAAGTGGAGCACCCAACCGGCCACGATTACGCACGACACCTGCGGGGCGTTGCCAAGTATTTCAAGCTACCGATTCGTGAGAACACAAATGTCGAACGGATTGCCAAAGTTGACCAGGAGTTCCGCGTTGACACAGCTGATGGACCGTTGCGATCCAAACATGTGATTTGGGCCGCTGGCGAATTTCAGTACCCACGTCGGAACGGTTTTGCAGGCAGCGAACTTTGCGTGCACACGGCGACAATCCCGAGCTACGAGAATCTCGACGGCGACGACTTCATCATCATTGGCGGCTACGAGAGCGGTATCGATGCCGCCTACCATTTGGCCTATTTCGACAAACGGTCTCGCCTATTTGATCGAGGCTGTCCGTGGGAAGAAAAGAGTTCGGATCCTAGCATTGCGCTTTCGACGTACTCCCTAGAACGGATGGGCGAGGAGTGGTTCGAAGACTTTGTGGAGTTACATCCAAACACACCGATCGAGACTGTTGCTCGCGAAAAGAATCATTATGTGGTCACGAGTGTGGATGGACGACGGTTTCACACGAAGGTGCCGCCGTTGTTTGCAGGTGGGTTCGAGGGCAGTCACCAACTCGTTGCGGATTTATTTGCGAAACGCGACGACGGCTTCCCACTTCTGAGCGAACACGATGAGTCAACCACGGTTTCAGGAATGTTTCTGTGCGGTCCTGCTGTTCGGCATGACAACCATGTCTTTTGTTTCATCTACAAATACCGGCAGCGTTTCGCCGTTGTCGCCAAGGCAATTGCGACGTCGCTGGGACTGCCGGCGGAAGAACTCGAAGAGTACCGCAAATGGGGGATGTATCTCGATGACCTCTCCTGCTGCGGTGAAGAATGTGCTTGTTGA
- a CDS encoding Fur family transcriptional regulator, with protein MGYPATVLEANKPMNQDATACDWARQLIQAAGLRATPARIATLLVLRDSPIPLSHAEVADCLQDREIVKTTVYRNLNAMTTANLVRRLELGDHVWRFEFIAEAEPEHESQSRFVCVDCGAVALLEETGITNWSPPANRSLGQITEILLRGVCHDCTGIPSRQHYRDNQHPGSREIPETHTIEPLGYDGRHSHERLRECEEADTPTVLHRR; from the coding sequence ATGGGCTATCCTGCAACCGTACTTGAGGCGAACAAACCGATGAATCAAGATGCGACTGCCTGCGATTGGGCTCGGCAATTGATTCAGGCCGCCGGTCTGCGAGCAACTCCAGCACGAATCGCAACTCTCCTAGTGCTTCGTGACTCACCAATTCCATTGTCACACGCCGAGGTGGCGGATTGCTTGCAAGACCGGGAGATTGTCAAAACGACGGTCTATCGGAATCTGAATGCGATGACGACGGCCAATCTGGTGCGTCGCTTAGAACTTGGCGATCACGTTTGGCGATTCGAATTCATTGCTGAGGCGGAGCCAGAACATGAGTCTCAATCACGATTTGTATGCGTGGATTGTGGGGCCGTCGCATTGCTCGAAGAAACCGGAATCACGAATTGGAGTCCGCCGGCAAATAGGAGTCTTGGGCAGATCACCGAGATCCTACTTCGAGGGGTCTGTCACGACTGCACAGGAATTCCAAGTCGGCAACATTACCGTGACAACCAACATCCGGGATCTCGTGAAATCCCGGAAACTCATACTATCGAGCCACTAGGTTACGACGGACGACATTCGCACGAACGTCTCCGCGAATGCGAAGAAGCCGACACGCCAACGGTCCTGCATCGACGATGA
- a CDS encoding ATP-binding cassette domain-containing protein, which translates to MIELTNLTKVYDGDVVAVDRWALSVAAGEVYGLLGPNGAGKTRTLRMILGLYAPSSHEAPIQGCHVTTEPFLHKAAHWFGPGQCWALPMINSTRSITRLC; encoded by the coding sequence ATGATTGAGTTGACCAACCTCACGAAGGTGTACGACGGCGATGTTGTCGCAGTCGACCGTTGGGCACTTTCGGTAGCCGCTGGAGAGGTCTATGGACTGCTGGGACCGAACGGAGCGGGAAAAACGAGGACGCTGCGTATGATCCTCGGTCTATACGCACCCAGCAGTCATGAAGCGCCGATCCAGGGGTGTCATGTAACTACGGAACCGTTTTTGCATAAAGCTGCTCATTGGTTTGGTCCCGGCCAGTGCTGGGCTCTACCAATGATTAACTCCACGCGAAGTATTACACGACTTTGTTGA
- the hisI gene encoding phosphoribosyl-AMP cyclohydrolase has translation MESKEEKTPKFSQRTSVVQVEEGMELAPKFDATGLIPCVTTDFHTGELLMHAYMNEEALRETMESGQAVYWSRSRKQLWRKGATSGLVQSVREMRIDDDQDCVWLRVEVAGGASCHVGYRSCFYRRVPVGEKRSIGDQLEFTEDEKVFDPQQVYGDAPNPTQL, from the coding sequence ATGGAATCAAAAGAAGAAAAGACACCGAAATTCTCTCAAAGGACGAGTGTGGTCCAAGTGGAAGAAGGAATGGAGCTAGCCCCCAAGTTTGATGCGACAGGCTTGATTCCTTGTGTGACCACCGATTTTCACACAGGCGAACTATTGATGCACGCGTATATGAACGAGGAAGCATTGCGCGAAACGATGGAATCTGGTCAGGCGGTCTACTGGAGCCGGAGCCGCAAGCAACTCTGGCGCAAGGGAGCGACCAGCGGATTGGTTCAAAGCGTTCGGGAGATGCGGATCGACGATGACCAAGATTGTGTGTGGCTGCGTGTCGAAGTCGCCGGAGGAGCCAGCTGCCACGTCGGCTATCGCTCATGCTTTTATCGTCGTGTTCCAGTTGGGGAAAAACGCAGCATTGGCGATCAGTTAGAGTTTACTGAGGACGAAAAAGTTTTCGATCCCCAGCAAGTCTACGGTGATGCTCCAAACCCAACGCAACTATAG
- a CDS encoding GTP-binding protein, translating to MNSLESIPNQSRLPVTVLSGFLGAGKTTLLNHVLANREGKRVAVIINDMSEVNIDAEITARDGGLSRTEETLVEMSNGCICCTLRDDLLKEVARLAKQGRFDYLLIESTGISEPIPVAQTFTFEAEDGTSLGHVSRLDTMVTVVDAANFLADFTEADALVKRGLSLSDEDTRTVTDLLCDQVEFADVIVLNKTNLVSRENLCKVEAALRSLNPVAKIVRAERSQVPLDEVLNTGLFDYEKAASSAGWIRELNNEHVPETDEYGITNFVFRERRPFHPQRFWDLLYDKDFWTDVLRSKGFFWIASQDPVAFEWSQAGGVSNHRPVGIWQAALPEDARNPDLVNNLEWHPYFGDRRQVLVFIGTGMNEAALRNRLQSCVMTSAELAATVDAPGGLNDPFPPVDLRTALAGATR from the coding sequence ATGAACAGCCTTGAGTCGATACCGAATCAGTCTCGTTTGCCGGTGACGGTGCTAAGTGGTTTTCTCGGAGCTGGTAAGACGACGCTGCTCAACCATGTTCTCGCCAACCGAGAGGGAAAGCGGGTCGCGGTGATCATCAACGATATGTCCGAGGTGAACATCGATGCTGAAATCACCGCTCGAGATGGAGGGCTGTCCCGTACCGAAGAGACCTTGGTCGAAATGTCCAACGGCTGCATCTGTTGCACGCTACGTGACGACTTGCTCAAAGAGGTGGCTCGGTTGGCCAAGCAGGGCCGGTTTGATTACCTGCTGATCGAAAGCACGGGGATTAGCGAGCCAATCCCCGTTGCCCAGACATTCACGTTCGAAGCAGAGGATGGCACTAGCCTAGGACACGTCTCCCGACTGGACACGATGGTCACTGTGGTGGATGCCGCCAATTTTCTTGCCGACTTCACAGAAGCAGACGCCTTAGTCAAACGCGGCCTATCGTTGAGCGACGAGGACACGCGAACTGTCACCGATCTGCTTTGCGACCAAGTTGAATTCGCGGACGTGATTGTGCTCAACAAGACCAACCTCGTCTCTCGAGAGAATCTCTGTAAGGTCGAGGCCGCGCTGCGGAGCCTCAACCCTGTAGCGAAGATCGTCCGTGCCGAGCGAAGCCAAGTACCCTTGGATGAGGTCTTGAACACAGGCCTTTTCGATTACGAGAAGGCCGCCTCCTCCGCAGGTTGGATTCGGGAACTCAATAACGAGCACGTTCCAGAGACAGACGAATATGGAATCACAAACTTCGTGTTTCGGGAGCGGCGACCGTTCCACCCCCAACGGTTCTGGGATTTGCTATACGACAAAGACTTTTGGACCGACGTATTGCGAAGCAAAGGCTTTTTCTGGATTGCCAGCCAGGATCCGGTTGCCTTTGAATGGTCGCAGGCTGGTGGTGTCAGCAACCACCGTCCGGTCGGCATCTGGCAGGCGGCCTTGCCCGAAGATGCCCGCAACCCAGACCTTGTCAACAATCTGGAATGGCACCCTTACTTCGGTGATCGCCGTCAGGTATTGGTTTTCATCGGAACGGGTATGAATGAGGCAGCTCTCCGCAACCGGCTGCAAAGCTGCGTGATGACGTCGGCGGAACTGGCCGCAACCGTGGACGCTCCCGGTGGCCTCAATGACCCATTCCCGCCGGTCGACCTCCGTACCGCTCTTGCTGGTGCAACTCGCTAA
- a CDS encoding DUF1826 domain-containing protein — MEPETFKPITAWDAGVVTEFIAGDSDILVQPRQSLNSIAPAIRTARVSEYWSMVCPESIAREVRFGLGELQIRSQVLAGDIVSLATAFLDQFGLPQAKLRIEVTRSQSCPKFHCDYLNVRLVTTYFGPTTQYQYAGEDPVHEAPLYGLVFLKGHKHSTHRNTAFHRSPEVPIGEKRLCVAIDY; from the coding sequence ATGGAACCTGAAACTTTCAAGCCAATCACTGCCTGGGACGCGGGTGTCGTCACGGAATTCATTGCTGGAGACTCCGACATCTTAGTTCAACCACGCCAATCGCTGAACTCCATCGCTCCAGCGATCCGGACGGCACGTGTCAGTGAATACTGGTCGATGGTTTGCCCCGAATCCATCGCCCGCGAGGTCCGATTTGGGCTCGGCGAGCTACAGATTCGGTCGCAAGTATTGGCCGGTGATATCGTCAGTCTAGCAACCGCATTCCTTGACCAATTTGGTCTGCCGCAGGCGAAACTACGAATCGAAGTGACGCGGTCGCAGTCTTGCCCAAAGTTCCACTGTGACTATTTAAACGTTCGCCTAGTCACGACGTACTTCGGCCCGACCACTCAGTACCAGTACGCGGGTGAAGACCCTGTGCATGAAGCCCCGCTGTATGGACTGGTTTTCCTTAAGGGTCACAAACACTCAACACACAGGAACACTGCTTTTCACCGCTCGCCAGAAGTTCCGATCGGTGAGAAACGGCTGTGTGTGGCGATCGACTACTGA